In Clostridiales bacterium, one genomic interval encodes:
- the thyA gene encoding thymidylate synthase — MSKADEIFIHMCNDILDNGESSEGQVIRARWEDGTPAHTIKRFGVVNRYDISKEFPIITLRPTAFKLAIDELLWIWQKKSNNIKELGSAIWNSWADKNGSIGKAYGYQLGKKHKYKEGMFDQVDRAIYDLKNNPYSRRIIVNMYNHEDLHEMNLYPCAYSVTFNVTKGRLNMILNQRSSDVLVANNWNVCQYAILMHMMAITAGLKVGELVHVIADAHIYDRHVPLVREMLKRETFDAPKLIINPDVKDFYEFKVDDFKLEGYKKGASIKGIPVAI, encoded by the coding sequence ATGAGTAAGGCAGACGAGATATTTATACATATGTGTAATGATATATTAGACAATGGTGAATCATCGGAAGGTCAAGTAATAAGAGCTCGATGGGAAGATGGAACACCTGCTCACACAATAAAGAGATTTGGTGTGGTAAATAGGTATGATATATCAAAAGAGTTTCCTATTATTACGCTAAGACCTACGGCATTTAAGCTTGCAATAGATGAATTGCTTTGGATATGGCAGAAAAAATCAAATAATATAAAAGAATTAGGTAGTGCTATTTGGAATAGCTGGGCAGATAAGAATGGATCAATAGGTAAGGCGTACGGATATCAGTTGGGTAAGAAACATAAGTATAAAGAAGGTATGTTTGATCAAGTAGATAGAGCAATATACGACTTAAAGAATAATCCGTATAGCAGAAGAATTATCGTGAACATGTACAATCATGAAGATTTGCACGAGATGAATTTGTATCCATGTGCTTATAGTGTTACATTTAACGTGACAAAGGGAAGATTAAACATGATATTGAATCAGCGATCTTCAGATGTATTGGTGGCAAATAACTGGAATGTATGTCAATATGCTATACTTATGCATATGATGGCGATAACAGCAGGGCTTAAAGTTGGAGAGCTAGTGCACGTGATAGCTGATGCGCACATATACGATAGGCATGTGCCGTTAGTAAGAGAGATGTTAAAGCGGGAGACTTTTGATGCGCCTAAGTTAATTATAAATCCAGATGTGAAGGATTTTTATGAATTTAAGGTAGATGACTTTAAACTTGAAGGATATAAAAAAGGAGCCAGTATAAAGGGTATTCCTGTTGCTATATAG